In the Chryseobacterium sp. MYb264 genome, one interval contains:
- a CDS encoding chorismate mutase, producing the protein MNLQDLNNDWINEFSEPLMIAGPCSAESEAQMLETAKRIRETNAQVPIFRAGIWKPRTKPNGFEGVGVIGLNWLKKVKEEYGFKTATEVANAHHVFAALEADVDILWIGARSTVNPFTVQEIAMALRGTDKPVFVKNPVNPDLALWIGALERLLGQDIKKLGAIHRGFSTYQKTKYRNNPNWQIALDFKSQFPNIPMLIDPSHICGNRTGLADVTQEAMNVGYQGAIIETHCNPDEAWSDASQQITPEVLAELIGNLKIRNAGIAGFDDEMGRHRTLISDLDFQLIELLSQRMKISGKIGKLKKENDIAIFQPERWKVITEYAGQKAKETGMSQEFIEKVFKAIHEESIEVQNNIMINE; encoded by the coding sequence ATGAACTTACAAGATTTAAACAACGATTGGATCAATGAGTTTTCAGAACCATTGATGATTGCAGGACCATGTAGTGCGGAAAGTGAAGCTCAGATGTTGGAGACTGCCAAAAGAATTAGAGAAACCAATGCACAGGTGCCTATCTTCCGTGCAGGAATCTGGAAACCCCGTACAAAACCGAACGGGTTTGAAGGAGTAGGGGTAATTGGTTTGAACTGGCTAAAAAAAGTGAAGGAGGAGTACGGTTTCAAAACGGCAACGGAAGTGGCTAATGCACACCACGTTTTTGCAGCGTTGGAAGCGGATGTTGATATTCTTTGGATCGGAGCACGTTCTACCGTGAATCCTTTCACCGTTCAGGAAATTGCGATGGCTTTGAGAGGAACAGATAAGCCTGTTTTCGTTAAAAATCCTGTAAACCCAGATTTAGCACTTTGGATTGGTGCTTTGGAAAGGCTTTTGGGTCAGGATATTAAAAAGTTAGGAGCGATCCACAGAGGGTTCTCTACATACCAGAAAACAAAATACAGAAACAACCCGAACTGGCAAATTGCTTTAGATTTTAAGAGCCAGTTCCCGAATATTCCGATGTTGATCGATCCTTCTCACATTTGTGGAAACAGAACAGGATTGGCAGATGTTACGCAGGAAGCAATGAACGTGGGTTACCAAGGGGCTATCATTGAAACACATTGTAATCCTGATGAGGCCTGGAGTGATGCTTCACAGCAGATTACGCCTGAAGTTTTGGCTGAATTGATCGGAAATTTAAAGATCAGAAACGCAGGAATTGCTGGTTTTGATGATGAAATGGGAAGACACAGAACGTTGATTTCTGATCTGGATTTCCAACTGATTGAACTGCTTTCTCAAAGAATGAAAATTTCAGGAAAAATCGGTAAGCTGAAGAAAGAAAATGACATTGCGATCTTCCAGCCGGAACGTTGGAAAGTGATTACAGAATACGCTGGTCAGAAAGCAAAAGAAACAGGTATGTCTCAGGAATTTATTGAAAAAGTATTCAAAGCAATTCACGAAGAATCCATTGAGGTTCAGAATAATATTATGATCAATGAATAA
- a CDS encoding nucleoside-diphosphate kinase, with product MSNITFTMIKPDAVADGHIGAILGKISEGGFKIKALKLTQLTVADAKKFYEVHAERPFYGELVDFMSSGPIVAAVLEKENAVEDFRTLIGATNPAEAAEGTIRKMFARSIGENAVHGSDSDENALIEAQFHFSGREIF from the coding sequence ATGTCTAACATTACATTTACAATGATTAAGCCTGATGCAGTTGCTGACGGACATATCGGAGCTATTTTAGGAAAGATTTCTGAAGGAGGTTTTAAGATCAAAGCGTTGAAATTAACTCAATTGACGGTGGCAGATGCTAAAAAATTCTATGAAGTACACGCTGAAAGACCATTTTATGGTGAATTGGTAGATTTCATGAGCTCTGGACCAATCGTTGCCGCTGTTTTGGAAAAAGAAAATGCTGTTGAAGATTTCAGAACACTGATCGGAGCTACAAATCCTGCTGAAGCTGCTGAAGGAACAATCAGAAAAATGTTTGCAAGAAGCATCGGTGAAAATGCTGTTCACGGTTCAGATTCTGACGAGAATGCACTTATCGAAGCTCAGTTCCACTTTTCAGGAAGAGAGATTTTCTAA
- the rsgA gene encoding ribosome small subunit-dependent GTPase A: MKGKIIKSTGSWYQVLELETQKIFEARIRGKFKLIKTRLTNPLAVGDYVEFQLEQDDIAWITKIDSRRNYLIRKSVNLSKEAHIIASNIDLACFIFTLKHPETSLGFLDRFLACCEAYNISPLILFNKIDVLHEEEIEIVKDVEFLYQQIGYNSLEISSYSKLNLDQLQELLKDKTSVFFGHSGCGKSTLVNALQPDLNLKTSEISDTHLKGKHTTTFAQMHFWDFGGNVIDTPGVREFAMIDIEKEEVQHYFPEIFKKREECKFHNCLHINEPKCAVLDALETGEIQHSRYATYIKLMDEAEEASQK; the protein is encoded by the coding sequence ATGAAAGGAAAAATCATTAAATCTACGGGAAGCTGGTATCAGGTTTTAGAATTGGAAACCCAGAAAATTTTCGAGGCCAGAATTCGGGGGAAATTTAAACTTATTAAGACAAGGTTAACCAATCCGCTTGCTGTAGGAGATTATGTTGAATTTCAACTGGAGCAGGATGATATTGCATGGATCACGAAAATTGATTCCCGCAGAAATTATCTGATCAGAAAATCCGTCAACCTTTCAAAAGAAGCGCATATTATTGCTTCCAATATAGATTTGGCCTGCTTTATTTTCACCTTAAAGCATCCGGAAACATCTCTTGGTTTTCTAGATCGTTTTTTAGCATGTTGTGAGGCGTATAATATCTCTCCACTGATTTTATTCAACAAAATTGATGTTTTACATGAAGAAGAAATTGAAATTGTAAAAGATGTAGAATTTCTTTATCAGCAAATTGGTTACAATTCTTTAGAGATTTCATCTTATTCAAAATTAAATTTAGATCAGCTTCAGGAACTTTTGAAAGATAAAACTTCTGTGTTTTTCGGACATTCAGGATGCGGAAAATCAACATTGGTGAATGCTTTACAACCTGATTTGAATCTGAAAACTTCTGAAATTTCAGATACTCATTTAAAAGGAAAACATACAACGACATTTGCGCAAATGCACTTTTGGGATTTCGGTGGAAACGTAATAGATACTCCCGGAGTTCGTGAATTTGCCATGATTGACATTGAAAAAGAAGAAGTACAGCATTATTTTCCTGAAATTTTCAAAAAGAGAGAAGAATGTAAATTCCATAACTGCCTTCATATCAATGAACCGAAATGTGCCGTTCTTGATGCTTTGGAAACGGGTGAGATCCAACATTCGAGATACGCGACCTATATTAAATTAATGGATGAAGCGGAAGAAGCTTCTCAAAAATAA
- a CDS encoding alpha-L-fucosidase, producing MKGKIAAGLLGLLISIQNINAQNKTIDPKKMEWFQDAKLGIFIHWGIYSVEGVSESWSFFNNYINHDNYMKQLDGFTASQYQPENWVQLIKNSGAKYAVITTKHHDGVSLWNTQGEKAISIPKNSAAKKDVLTPFIAELKKSGLKTGLYFSLPDWSHPYYDVNTRTKKRYDIKNDHARWQKFINYYQGQLNELSSQYRPDLLWFDGDWEHTSKEWQAPKTLENLRKFNPDIIINSRLNNHGDYETPEQGIPVVNPQSKYWELCYTMNDAWGYQPFDWNYKSPNMIVRTLADVMSMGGNLLLDIGPKSDGSIPSEQVEVLQNLARWTSKNKEAIYGTRRGLPFENYKGKSSLSKDGKKLFLYLEEAKGFVKVYGLDTPPLSAKIIGDQNSKINIKSDNKGNYTFNLTNTKFDQDVTVLEIDFKDKLQFSNPIKDQRSLSEVLENNNTKEAVYQIADQLHEGNNMFNNSGLTSDGLDMKINKTSKTNSETFNWISKNAEALFETEKGLQNGHYSGMSALSKDKQTIYLFVEGTPTGPIALKGIKNGIARIRIVGEGSIINHKIYNTLYWSDRPGIIYIDIPKERLDKNMTVIAVLLDKPIELYREKVGAIENNL from the coding sequence ATGAAAGGCAAAATTGCAGCTGGTTTATTAGGTTTATTGATCTCGATCCAGAATATAAATGCTCAAAATAAAACAATAGATCCCAAAAAAATGGAATGGTTTCAGGATGCCAAATTGGGAATTTTTATTCATTGGGGAATTTATTCTGTAGAAGGAGTTTCCGAATCGTGGTCCTTTTTCAATAATTATATCAACCATGATAATTATATGAAGCAATTGGATGGTTTTACCGCTTCACAATATCAACCGGAAAATTGGGTTCAGCTGATAAAAAATTCAGGTGCAAAATATGCTGTAATTACTACAAAACATCATGACGGCGTTTCTCTTTGGAATACTCAAGGTGAAAAAGCGATCTCAATTCCAAAAAATTCTGCAGCTAAAAAAGATGTTTTAACTCCTTTTATCGCAGAATTAAAAAAATCAGGGTTAAAAACAGGGCTTTATTTTTCACTTCCAGACTGGAGCCACCCTTATTACGACGTCAATACAAGAACCAAAAAACGGTATGACATTAAAAATGATCATGCACGGTGGCAAAAATTCATCAATTATTATCAAGGTCAACTCAACGAATTATCATCTCAGTACCGGCCGGATCTTCTATGGTTTGATGGCGATTGGGAGCATACTTCCAAAGAATGGCAAGCTCCGAAAACATTGGAGAATCTGAGAAAATTTAATCCTGATATCATTATCAATTCCAGACTCAATAATCATGGCGATTATGAAACTCCGGAGCAGGGAATTCCTGTTGTGAATCCTCAAAGTAAATATTGGGAGCTTTGCTACACGATGAACGATGCGTGGGGCTATCAACCTTTTGACTGGAACTATAAAAGCCCCAATATGATTGTAAGAACGCTCGCAGATGTCATGAGTATGGGTGGAAATTTACTGTTGGATATCGGTCCGAAATCAGACGGAAGTATTCCCTCAGAACAGGTTGAAGTTTTACAGAATTTAGCAAGATGGACTTCGAAAAACAAAGAAGCAATCTATGGAACGAGAAGAGGGCTCCCCTTTGAAAATTACAAAGGAAAATCTTCCCTTTCAAAAGACGGCAAAAAACTATTCCTTTATCTTGAAGAAGCAAAAGGATTTGTCAAGGTTTATGGTTTAGATACACCTCCACTTTCAGCAAAAATTATCGGTGATCAAAATTCAAAAATTAATATTAAATCTGACAATAAAGGAAATTATACATTTAATCTAACAAATACAAAGTTTGATCAGGATGTTACCGTTTTGGAAATTGATTTTAAGGATAAACTTCAGTTTTCAAATCCTATAAAAGATCAGCGGTCACTTTCTGAAGTTTTAGAAAACAACAATACAAAAGAAGCAGTTTATCAAATTGCCGATCAATTGCATGAAGGGAATAATATGTTTAATAATTCCGGTTTGACGAGTGACGGGTTGGATATGAAGATCAACAAAACATCCAAAACCAATTCGGAAACCTTTAATTGGATCAGTAAAAATGCAGAAGCCTTATTTGAAACTGAAAAAGGATTACAAAATGGACATTATTCAGGGATGAGTGCACTTTCAAAAGATAAGCAAACAATATATTTATTTGTGGAAGGCACGCCAACCGGACCGATTGCTTTGAAAGGAATAAAAAATGGAATTGCCCGAATTCGAATTGTGGGCGAAGGCTCAATTATCAACCATAAAATTTATAATACACTGTATTGGAGTGACAGACCGGGGATTATTTATATTGATATTCCTAAAGAAAGACTGGATAAAAATATGACGGTTATTGCCGTTTTGCTTGATAAACCCATTGAACTATACCGAGAAAAAGTAGGCGCGATAGAGAATAATTTATAA
- a CDS encoding multidrug effflux MFS transporter, whose translation MRNLSIIVFILALLNTLESLSIDLYLPAFPSMAKIFMTDIGHIQISISIFFAGFAIGQLLWGPLSDKKGRKPMLYFGLLLFIFGAVAIIFTKNIYVLWIMRFIQAFGGSAGIVIGRAIVIDLYDKEKAVTVFSKQSQISGIAPIVAPLLGSVFLRFWGWNSAFTFLSILGALTLLLVVKFVPETNSKITSSKIETDEVKLADQLKIIISNREFICNTIIGSIAFASLIIYISNAPLLFMEIHGFASETFSFIFAFNSMALILAAYMTPKLTKRMIHTKLMLSASIVLFSMSCLHLLVSINNVSVGLEIAVLFLSLIAVGLLFPLTTANALSPFNEGRGTAAALMGFMQLMVTFLISALVGFLESKSILPMIIARIIISVIAAYFAYLVFYRQKVVA comes from the coding sequence ATGAGGAACCTTAGTATTATTGTATTTATTTTAGCTCTTTTAAACACCCTGGAATCTCTGAGTATCGACCTGTATCTTCCTGCTTTTCCAAGTATGGCAAAGATTTTCATGACCGATATCGGACATATACAGATCTCGATTTCTATATTTTTTGCAGGTTTTGCGATTGGGCAACTTTTGTGGGGACCATTATCCGACAAAAAAGGAAGAAAACCGATGTTGTATTTCGGGCTTTTGTTGTTTATTTTCGGGGCGGTTGCTATTATTTTTACCAAAAATATTTATGTATTGTGGATCATGCGTTTCATTCAGGCTTTTGGTGGGAGTGCAGGAATCGTAATTGGACGAGCAATTGTAATTGATTTGTACGACAAAGAAAAAGCGGTTACTGTATTTTCCAAGCAATCTCAAATCAGCGGAATTGCACCTATTGTCGCGCCTTTATTGGGAAGTGTTTTCCTTAGGTTTTGGGGCTGGAACAGTGCTTTTACCTTTCTGAGTATTTTGGGTGCCTTAACTTTATTGTTGGTTGTAAAATTTGTTCCTGAAACGAATTCTAAGATCACATCATCTAAAATAGAGACGGATGAAGTGAAATTAGCAGATCAGTTAAAAATTATTATTTCAAACCGCGAATTTATCTGTAATACCATTATTGGAAGTATTGCTTTCGCTTCTTTAATTATCTATATTTCAAACGCGCCCTTATTATTTATGGAAATTCACGGTTTTGCAAGTGAAACGTTCAGCTTTATTTTTGCCTTCAATTCGATGGCACTAATTCTGGCTGCTTATATGACTCCAAAACTGACTAAGAGAATGATACATACCAAACTGATGCTATCTGCTTCTATTGTACTATTTTCCATGAGCTGCCTTCATTTACTGGTTTCAATAAATAATGTAAGCGTAGGGTTAGAAATAGCAGTTTTATTTCTCTCATTAATAGCTGTTGGTTTACTTTTTCCCCTTACAACAGCCAATGCCTTATCTCCGTTTAATGAGGGAAGGGGAACTGCGGCGGCATTGATGGGTTTTATGCAGCTAATGGTTACATTTTTAATTTCCGCTTTAGTTGGTTTTTTAGAATCAAAATCAATTCTGCCAATGATTATTGCCAGAATTATTATTTCAGTAATTGCTGCTTATTTTGCTTATCTAGTTTTTTACAGACAAAAAGTAGTGGCATAA
- a CDS encoding helix-turn-helix domain-containing protein has translation MNSGKPIPVHNLSYQDFQLTTLENGCAENFNDIHRHNFYEILWFLKTQRYSSLEVDFEKYDIVDNQICILSPGQVFNMKLKGEKGYVFAISKEIFQEVCDVEMVLINGVKPFHLPYKVKSTCESLVALMEKEYHDECRMNLLTSYLKAFCIVITGELMSQESISGDKQRVQDLTKLIEEHYLLEKETSFYAEKLNISSHHLNDIVRLGRGTTVKKMIAQRLVLEARRELSFGTCTVKEIAFKLGFNDASYFSRFFKKHMGKSPESFKSEK, from the coding sequence ATGAATTCGGGAAAGCCTATTCCTGTTCACAACCTGTCTTATCAGGATTTTCAGCTGACGACTTTAGAAAATGGTTGTGCTGAAAATTTTAATGATATTCACCGTCATAATTTCTATGAAATTCTCTGGTTTTTGAAGACTCAGAGATACAGTTCATTAGAAGTGGATTTCGAAAAATATGATATTGTAGACAATCAGATCTGTATACTCTCACCTGGACAGGTATTCAATATGAAATTGAAAGGGGAGAAAGGATATGTTTTCGCCATCAGCAAAGAAATTTTTCAGGAGGTTTGTGATGTTGAAATGGTTTTGATTAATGGTGTTAAGCCTTTTCACTTACCTTATAAGGTTAAAAGTACCTGCGAATCATTGGTTGCTCTCATGGAAAAAGAATATCACGATGAGTGTCGGATGAATCTTCTTACGTCTTATCTCAAAGCTTTCTGTATTGTTATTACCGGTGAATTAATGTCTCAGGAAAGTATTTCGGGTGATAAACAAAGGGTTCAGGATTTGACAAAGCTTATCGAAGAACATTATCTCCTGGAAAAAGAAACCTCATTTTATGCTGAAAAACTTAATATCAGCTCGCATCATCTAAATGATATTGTTCGCCTGGGAAGAGGGACAACAGTGAAGAAAATGATTGCGCAAAGACTGGTGCTGGAAGCCAGAAGAGAGCTTAGTTTCGGTACTTGTACGGTAAAGGAAATCGCGTTTAAATTGGGTTTTAATGACGCTTCTTACTTTTCACGCTTCTTCAAAAAACACATGGGTAAAAGTCCTGAGAGTTTTAAATCAGAAAAATAA